One genomic region from Quercus robur chromosome 4, dhQueRobu3.1, whole genome shotgun sequence encodes:
- the LOC126721769 gene encoding uncharacterized protein LOC126721769: protein MEIERGGVISLLPDNLSEIGVEYIEGFSILTSGLFGNTTTRRGKSGKFTEPLDLGPPTIVCEHCGAQLWYEERTVKSKTPTKPKFSLCCSEGKVELPLLKEPPPFLGNLLNINSDQRSINFQLGIRIYNSLFAFTSLGGNVDRSVNNGSGPYVFRVNGQTHHRIGSLLPVHGQKPKYAQLYIYETDNEVKNRIDVVIHEDDRNYVDPDIVTGRNSGERQYDLLVTFEIVALIIGDFNIESSDRDIIVENRSLGLQRINGTHPNFMALQYPLLFPYGEDGYMLGIPYRNLNGSNSRKRESITMREYYAYRLQQHFHEGKTLLLGRRLFQQFIMDAYTSIEEERLQWVRFNKKKLRSELYYGLKDAVLRGDTDPITVGKRIVLPSSFTGSPRYMVQNYQDAMAICRRAEINHSLEFIEGLKYEDRPDIVARVFKIKLDELLHDLRHKSHFGRVIAIVYTIEFQKRGLPHAHILLFLDPKDKCPSPTDIDSIIMAEIPNPDEDPVANEVVKQFMMHGPCGSANLKSPCMMNGKCTKNFPKRFYEETTIDEEGFPVYRRRNDRKTIEKNRILLDNRYVVPYNGSDRATVVVEENLPNIGSDGQETDIVVDETKAYLDCRYISASESCWRIFEFPIKFRYPPVERLNFHLEDEHPIIYPEDTSLDNVLNIPGIEETKFTEWMKTNEAFEDARELTYAEFPTKWVWHSNVKQWQRRKSKYCIGRVYYAHPSSGERFYLRMLLNIVKGPRNFKELRTINDVTYPTYKEAYYALGLLNDDKEWHDSLIEASSWASGQQLRQLFVTMLLFCEVVDPLSLWESNSKLIIEDILNRQRRILQFQELILSK from the exons atGGAAATTGAGCGAGGTGGAGTTATCAGCTTGCTTCCTGATAATCTTAGCGAAATTGGTGTGGAGTACATTGAG GGATTTAGCATTTTGACATCTGGCTTATTTGGTAATACAACTACAAGACGAGGAAAGTCAG GAAAATTTACAGAACCATTGGATTTAGGACCTCCAACAATAGTATGTGAACATTGTGGAGCTCAACTTTGGTATGAAGAGAGAACTGTAAAGTCAAAAACACCTACAAAACCGAAGTTTAGTTTATGCTGTTCTGAAGGAAAAGTTGAACTCCCTCTATTGAAAGAACCTCCACCCTTTCTTGGAAACTTACTCAATATTAATAGTGATCAGAGATCAATAAACTTTCAACTAGGGATAAGAATCTACAACTCTCTCTTTGCTTTCACTTCTTTGGGGGGTAATGTTGATAGATCAGTGAATAATGGTTCTGGTCCATATGTGTTTCGTGTAAATGGTCAAACTCATCATAGAATTGGATCACTTCTTCCTGTCCATGGCCAAAAACCTAAGTATGCACAGCTTTATATTTATGAAACTGATAATGAAGTTAAAAATAGAATTGATGTAGTTATACATGAAGATGATAGAAATTATGTGGATCCAGATATTGTTACTGG TCGCAATTCTGGTGAAAGGCAATATGACTTACTTGTAACGTTTGAGATAGTTGCTCTTATTATTGGAGATTTTAATATTGAAAGTTCTGATAGAGATATTATTGTTGAGAATCGAAGTTTAGGATTGCAACGTATAAATGGAACTCATCCAAACTTTATGGCATTGCAATATCCATTACTTTTTCCGTATGGTGAGGATGGGTATATGCTTGGTATACCTTATAGGAATTTGAATGGGAGCAATTCTAGAAAAAGGGAATCAATAACAATGAGAGAATACTATGCTTATAGGCTTCAACAACACTTTCATGAGGGCAAGACATTGTTGCTTGGTAGGAGGCtttttcaacaatttataaTGGATGCATACACTTctattgaagaagaaagactACAATGGGTtagattcaataaaaaaaaattgaggtcaGAGCTGTACTATGGTTTGAAAGATGCCGTTCTTCGTGGAGATACAGATCCCATTACTGTAGGCAAACGAATAGTCCTACCATCCTCATTTACTGGAAGTCCAAGGTACATGGTTCAAAATTATCAAGATGCAATGGCGATATGTAGAAGGGCAG AAATCAATCATTCCTTAGAATTTATAGAAGGCCTGAAATATGAGGATCGGCCAGATATTGTAGCAAGGGTTTTTAAGATAAAATTAGATGAACTATTACATGATTTGAGGCATAAATCTCATTTTGGAAGAGTTATTGCTATTGTGTATACAATTGAATTCCAAAAAAGAGGACTCCCACATGCACATATTCTTCTATTCTTGGATCCAAAGGATAAGTGTCCAAGTCCAACAGACATTGATAGTATCATTATGGCTGAGATACCAAATCCAGATGAGGATCCTGTTGCTAATGAAGTTGTAAAACAATTTATGATGCATGGGCCATGTGGATCTGCAAATCTGAAATCACCATGCATGATGAATGGTAAATGTACAAAAAATTTTCCGAAAAGATTTTATGAAGAAACAACAATTGATGAAGAAGGCTTTCCAGTATATAGAAGGAGAAATGATAGAAAAACAATAGAGAAGAACAGAATTCTTTTGGATAACCGATATGTTGTACCTTATAAT GGATCAGATAGAGCAACAGTTGTTGTAGAAGAGAATTTGCCAAATATTGGGAGTGATGGACAAGAGACCGACATTGTTGTTGATGAGACAAAAGCATACTTGGATTGTAGATATATTTCAGCTTCTGAATCATGTTGgagaatatttgaatttccaaTTAAGTTTCGATATCCACCTGTTGAaagattaaattttcatttggaaGACGAACATCCCATCATTTATCCGGAAGATACAAGCTTGGataatgttttaaatatacctggtattgaagaaacaaagtttACAGAATGGATGAAAACAAATGAGGCTTTTGAAGATGCTCGAGAGTTGACTTATGCTGAATTTCCTACAAAATGGGTATGGCATAGTAATGTTAAGCAATGGCAAAGAAGGAAATCTAAATATTGTATTGGAAGAGTGTATTACGCACATCCTTCAAGTGGTGAAAGGTTTTATTTGAGAATGTTGCTTAACATTGTCAAAGGTCCAAGAAACTTTAAAGAATTAAGGACTATAAACGATGTTACTTATCCAACTTATAAGGAAGCCTATTATGCACTTGGACTTCTTAATGATGACAAAGAATGGCATGATTCCCTAATTGAAGCTTCAAGTTGGGCCAGTGGGCAACAATTGCGTCAACTATTTGTTACAATGCTATTGTTCTGTGAAGTAGTTGATCCATTAAGTCTTTGGGAATCCAACTCGAAACTGATTATAGAAGATATACTAAATAGGCAAAGGCGTATCCTCCAATTCCAAGAactaattttatcaaaatga
- the LOC126721770 gene encoding ATP-dependent DNA helicase RRM3-like: MGIDLFKKKSYDVSSLKREHETLISGLNNEQRIIYNSIMEAVATERGGMFFVYGHGGTGKTYLYRTIMYGIRSKGKIALAIASSGIAALLLPGGRTAHSRFHIPINVNDDSTCDIKQRTQAAELLSKTSIILWDEAPMAHRNCFEAVDRTLRDILQIKDPQNAEKPFGGKVVVLGGDFQQILPIVRKGRREDIVQSSISKSYLWNDCNVFKLQTNMMLLQNSMSGIETSSIKDFSEWILKIGNGELGEGDGDYNISIPSDLIIQPSENPMQNIIDNTYPGLENKYTDPSYLLDRAILAPKNEVVEELNDYIVSSLNGEVHEYLSSDSICKASSNVPDQDLLYTVEFLNTLRFPGLPNHKLT, from the coding sequence ATGGGAATAGACTTATTCAAGAAGAAGTCGTATGATGTATCAAGTTTGAAAAGAGAACATGAGACCCTAATTTCTGGCCTAAACAATGAACAGAGAATAATCTACAATTCTATAATGGAAGCTGTTGCTACTGAAAGAGGGGGAATGTTTTTTGTCTATGGACATGGTGGAACGGGTAAAACGTATCTTTATAGAACCATCATGTATGGTATAAGATCAAAAGGCAAAATTGCTCTTGCTATTGCGTCTTCAGGAATTGCTGCTTTGTTGCTTCCTGGTGGAAGGACTGCTCACTCGAGATTTCATATCCCAATTAATGTAAATGATGACTCTACCTGTGACATAAAGCAAAGAACACAAGCAGCAGAACTTCTCTCAAAAACAAGCATTATACTTTGGGATGAAGCACCGATGGCACATAGGAATTGTTTTGAAGCTGTTGACCGCACGTTACGAGATATACTACAAATTAAAGATCCTCAAAATGCTGAAAAACCTTTTGGTGGTAAAGTTGTAGTTCTAGGGGGTGATTTTCAACAAATACTTCCAATTGTGAGAAAGGGAAGACGAGAAGATATAGTCCAATCCTCAATTAGCAAGTCATATCTATGGAATGATTGTAATGTCTTTAAACTCCAAACAAATATGATGCTTCTACAGAACAGTATGAGTGGAATAGAAACATCATCTATAAAGGACTTTAGTGAGTGGATTCTTAAAATAGGTAATGGTGAATTAGGAGAAGGAGATGGGGATTACAACATTTCAATTCCAAGTGATTTGATTATCCAACCTTCAGAGAATCCAATGCAAAATATTATTGACAACACATATCCAGGTTTGGAAAATAAATACACAGATCCAAGTTACCTACTGGATAGGGCAATTCTTGCCCCTAAAAATGAAGTTGTAGAAGAACTAAATGACTATATTGTGTCATCCTTAAATGGAGAAGTTCATGAATATCTAAGTTCAGATTCTATATGCAAGGCTTCTTCAAATGTTCCTGACCAAGATCTCCTATATACTGTTGAATTTTTGAACACGTTGAGATTTCCAGGATTGCCAAACCATAAACTGACATAA